From the Amia ocellicauda isolate fAmiCal2 chromosome 21, fAmiCal2.hap1, whole genome shotgun sequence genome, one window contains:
- the acot20 gene encoding acyl-coenzyme A thioesterase 1, which produces MFLLRANYKSSLQPIKLLRVCSRSGMSSEAQIQILPRSRCLFDEPVQVTAQGLRPGQAAEVRAKLTDEKGELFQSSATYTADSNGDIDLRCSPALGGSFRGIEPMGLFWSLKANTPHTKLAKKDVSRACLVEIELHSTGGDILATATNERVFIGEGVRRIPVTDGTINGTLFIPPGQGPFPGVLDLYVFGGGLSEIRPCLLANRGFVVLTVALYGCQDMPMSTINLEYLEHALNFLRSHPQVKGPGLGLLAISKSGDLALSMSSFLPGISATVCINSCNANVMLPLHYKGRVIPPLMFDPHRAVLTETGALDVKATLHDPRAPENRATVIPIEQADCTFLFAASEDDKNWDSCLYAEEAARRLREHGKENFKVLVYPGAGHYLDCPYMPHCSSSYHAVNRNMVLWGGEPKGHAEAQVDLWKRIQAFFREHLDEESRYHDQARL; this is translated from the exons ATGTTCTTGCTACGAGCTAATTATAAGTCAAGTCTACAGCCAATTAAGCTATTGCGTGTGTGCAGCAGGTCCGGGATGAGCTCCGAGGCGCAGATCCAGATTCTTCCCCGGTCCAGATGTCTGTTCGACGAGCCGGTGCAGGTGACTGCGCAGGGGCTGCGGCCGGGGCAGGCAGCCGAGGTCAGGGCGAAACTGACGGATGAAAAGGGAGAGCTGTTTCAATCCTCCGCGACTTACACAGCGGACAGCAACGGAGACATTGACCTAAGATGCTCTCCTGCTTTGGGTGGCAGCTTCCGAGGGATTGAGCCTATGGGTCTGTTCTGGTCTTTGAAAGCCAATACTCCGCATACGAAACTGGCGAAGAAGGACGTGTCCAGGGCCTGTTTAGTGGAGATCGAGTTACACAGCACTGGGGGGGACATACTCGCCACAGCCACCAATGAGAGGGTCTTCATCGGCGAGGGGGTGCGCAGGATCCCGGTCACGGATGGCACCATTAACGGGACACTCTTCATCCCTCCAG GTCAGGGCCCTTTTCCAGGTGTTCTGGATCTGTATGTATTTGGAGGCGGACTTTCAGAGATCCGGCCTTGCCTTCTTGCCAACCGAGGGTTTGTTGTGTTAACTGTGGCCTTGTACGGCTGCCAGGACATGCCAATGAGCACGATCAACCTGGAATACCTTGAGCATGCTCTGAACTTCCTGCGCAGTCACCCACAG GTCAAAGGGCCTGGGCTCGGCCTCCTGGCTATTTCTAAGTCTGGGGACCTGGCGCTGTCAATGTCCTCATTCCTGCCAGGGATCTCAGCCACAGTCTGCATTAACAGCTGTAATGCAAATGTTATGCTTCCCCTGCATTACAAGGGTAGGGTTATTCCTCCCTTGATGTTTGATCCACACAGAGCAGTCCTCACTGAGACCGGGGCCCTAGATGTCAAAGCTACTTTGCATGACCCCAGAGCACCGGAGAATCGTGCAACTGTGATCCCAATAGAGCAAGCCGATTGCACATTCCTCTTTGCAGCTTCTGAGGACGACAAGAACTGGGATAGCTGTCTCTATGCAGAAGAGGCAGCCAGGCGCCTTCGGGAGCATGGGAAGGAGAACTTTAAGGTGTTGGTCTATCCTGGGGCAGGACACTATTTGGACTGTCCCTACATGCCCCACTGTTCCTCCTCTTATCATGCAGTTAATCGCAACATGGTGTTGTGGGGTGGGGAGCCCAAGGGTCATGCAGAGGCACAAGTTGACCTATGGAAGAGAATCCAAGCCTTTTTCAGAGAGCATCTTGATGAAGAAAGCAGATATCATGATCAAGCCAGGCTGTGA